In a genomic window of Stakelama saccharophila:
- a CDS encoding DUF190 domain-containing protein, whose product MSEEAMLLRLYTDENARHGDEAVMDLVVRRARRAGLAGATVLRGRAGFGARTAPIHEHHAFGIADNLPVVIEMVDQEAALRAFAHTVADLHHIGLMTLERVETLMPLRRD is encoded by the coding sequence ATGAGCGAAGAAGCAATGTTGCTTCGGCTTTATACCGATGAGAATGCCCGCCACGGCGATGAGGCGGTAATGGATTTGGTCGTCCGGCGCGCGAGGCGCGCCGGGCTGGCCGGCGCGACCGTCCTGCGTGGCCGGGCGGGTTTCGGTGCCCGAACGGCGCCGATCCATGAGCATCACGCGTTCGGTATCGCGGACAATCTGCCGGTGGTGATTGAAATGGTCGACCAAGAGGCTGCGCTCCGTGCGTTCGCCCATACGGTCGCCGATCTTCATCATATCGGCCTGATGACGCTCGAGCGCGTCGAAACGCTGATGCCGCTTCGGCGCGACTGA
- a CDS encoding DUF2274 domain-containing protein, translated as MPDLKLAKLPERKPVKMTINLAPDLHQALTEYAAVYEAVYGRAEPVGNLVPYMLTSFLESDRGFAKARRAKS; from the coding sequence ATGCCCGACCTGAAACTTGCAAAATTGCCTGAGCGAAAGCCGGTCAAGATGACCATCAACCTGGCCCCGGATCTACATCAGGCGCTAACCGAATACGCCGCCGTCTACGAGGCAGTCTATGGCCGGGCCGAGCCGGTCGGTAACCTCGTTCCCTATATGCTCACCAGTTTTCTCGAGAGCGATCGAGGCTTCGCAAAAGCGCGGCGGGCAAAATCATGA
- a CDS encoding FTR1 family protein, whose product MMLVMVGGAASAQTVDAGTAGKVTTTWKLLDYMAVDYDGAVRNGKIVSRGEYAEMTEFAATIVSTIGDLPSRPGRSALVQQAGALQRQVKAKEGGDRIAATAHALSKALLAAYPVAIAPETPPDVARGDRLFADNCAACHGASGNGKGPNAAALDTPPIAFTDAGRARKRSLAALEQVITQGIDGTAMQSFRDLPPGDRWALAFRAGEFAFSEADVQRGKALWRNEAAIRSRIPDLKALVTTTPAALGEAIGQQKADVVMAYLRMHPEAVARASTGGAGDSIAVTRTKLDASLAAYRAGDAKKAKALALSAYLDGFEPIEPLLSAKDAGLMANIETRMGAFRAGIGDGISSGELASRAAAIETLLDDASAALSPQASSAVSTFLGAFTILLREGLEALLIVVAMLAFLRKAERVDALRYVHGGWISALAAGGATWAVATYAIGISGASRELTEGLGSLLAAVVLLSVGIWMHGKSHADQWQRYIRKKLSGALNRQSGWFLFALAFVVVYREVFETILFYAALWAQGNGAVMLLGAGAAIGVLALIAWAMLRYSRSLPIGTFFRYSAWLMAILTVVLAGKGVAALQEAGWIDIAPLAEMPRISMLGVFPTWQSVLAQIVALVAIVIGFVLNDRQKRPQTAA is encoded by the coding sequence ATGATGCTGGTGATGGTTGGCGGCGCTGCCTCGGCGCAGACGGTAGACGCCGGAACTGCCGGTAAGGTGACAACGACCTGGAAGCTGCTCGACTATATGGCGGTCGACTATGACGGGGCGGTGCGCAACGGCAAGATCGTTAGCCGCGGCGAATATGCCGAAATGACCGAATTCGCGGCCACCATCGTGAGCACGATCGGCGATTTACCCAGCCGACCCGGCCGTAGCGCGCTTGTGCAGCAGGCGGGGGCCCTACAGCGTCAGGTCAAGGCGAAGGAAGGTGGCGACCGGATCGCCGCGACTGCCCATGCGCTGTCAAAGGCGCTTCTCGCCGCATACCCGGTCGCGATCGCGCCCGAGACGCCACCGGATGTCGCGCGTGGCGACCGGTTGTTCGCCGACAACTGCGCCGCCTGTCACGGCGCCAGCGGCAATGGCAAGGGACCCAACGCCGCTGCTCTGGATACGCCGCCGATCGCCTTTACCGATGCCGGCCGCGCTCGCAAACGAAGCCTTGCCGCGCTCGAGCAGGTGATCACACAAGGCATCGACGGAACGGCGATGCAGAGCTTTCGCGATTTGCCGCCCGGCGATCGCTGGGCGCTGGCGTTTCGGGCGGGTGAATTCGCTTTTTCCGAAGCCGATGTTCAGCGCGGCAAGGCGCTCTGGCGAAACGAGGCTGCCATCCGATCGCGCATTCCCGACCTGAAAGCGCTGGTTACGACGACGCCCGCCGCGCTGGGCGAGGCGATCGGCCAGCAAAAAGCCGACGTCGTGATGGCCTATCTGCGCATGCACCCGGAGGCGGTGGCGCGCGCCTCGACAGGGGGAGCCGGCGACTCCATCGCGGTCACTCGGACGAAGCTCGATGCGAGTTTGGCAGCATATCGCGCCGGTGACGCGAAAAAGGCGAAGGCGCTGGCGCTTTCCGCGTATCTTGACGGGTTCGAACCCATCGAGCCGCTTTTGAGCGCCAAGGACGCCGGCCTGATGGCGAATATCGAGACCCGCATGGGGGCGTTCCGCGCCGGCATCGGCGACGGAATCTCGTCCGGCGAGCTGGCGTCACGGGCCGCGGCGATCGAAACGCTGCTCGACGATGCGTCGGCTGCACTGTCCCCGCAAGCGTCAAGCGCCGTTTCGACCTTTCTCGGAGCGTTCACCATTCTCCTGCGCGAAGGCCTGGAAGCTCTGCTCATCGTTGTCGCCATGCTTGCCTTTCTTCGCAAGGCGGAGCGGGTCGATGCCCTTCGTTATGTGCATGGCGGCTGGATATCCGCTCTCGCCGCCGGCGGCGCGACCTGGGCGGTGGCCACCTACGCGATCGGCATCAGCGGCGCGAGCCGCGAGCTGACCGAAGGGCTGGGCTCGCTCCTGGCTGCGGTGGTTCTGCTGTCCGTCGGGATCTGGATGCACGGCAAGAGCCACGCCGACCAGTGGCAGCGCTATATCCGCAAAAAACTTTCAGGTGCGCTCAATCGCCAATCCGGCTGGTTTCTGTTCGCGCTGGCTTTTGTCGTTGTCTACCGCGAGGTGTTCGAGACGATCCTCTTCTATGCGGCTCTTTGGGCGCAGGGTAACGGCGCGGTGATGCTGCTCGGCGCGGGCGCCGCCATCGGCGTGCTTGCGCTGATCGCTTGGGCGATGCTGCGCTACAGTCGCTCGCTGCCGATCGGCACCTTCTTCCGCTACAGCGCATGGCTGATGGCGATCCTTACGGTGGTGCTGGCCGGCAAGGGTGTCGCCGCGCTTCAGGAGGCCGGTTGGATTGATATCGCGCCGCTCGCCGAAATGCCGCGAATCTCAATGCTCGGAGTGTTTCCAACGTGGCAATCGGTGCTGGCGCAGATTGTCGCGCTGGTCGCGATCGTGATTGGATTCGTCCTGAACGACCGGCAAAAGCGGCCGCAAACCGCCGCGTAA
- a CDS encoding helix-turn-helix domain-containing protein translates to MLGIGKTKLYELIGSGELELVHIGRRSLILKSSIDDFVARLRA, encoded by the coding sequence ATGCTGGGTATCGGCAAAACAAAACTATACGAGCTGATTGGCTCGGGTGAGCTGGAACTGGTTCATATCGGCCGTCGCAGCTTGATCCTAAAGTCAAGTATTGATGACTTTGTTGCTCGCCTGCGCGCCTAA
- the trbG gene encoding P-type conjugative transfer protein TrbG produces MTAYRYTTILPILLAPTLAVPVSAAPIQALGRHQTEASPPDAVRIATTAATVEPVSGDFVNAGAVYAYSDDAVYRLYAAPEHVTDIALQAGEALVAVASGDTVRWVIGDTSSGAGPDRRVHVLVKPIAPKLSTNLVITTDRRTYHLALTSSDGAAMSALSWRYPQDALLAVKRARETAEAAAPVATGLDVEQLHFGYRISGDHPAWRPVRAFDDGRQTFIEFPASIGVGEAPPLFLVDGDKTISLVNYRVKGRFYIVDRLFDIAELRLGTKHQKTVQIARTAPVARSGL; encoded by the coding sequence ATGACCGCGTATCGCTATACGACAATTTTGCCGATCCTCCTCGCTCCAACGCTTGCCGTCCCTGTATCGGCGGCGCCAATCCAGGCCCTTGGCCGGCACCAGACCGAAGCGAGTCCGCCCGACGCGGTTCGAATAGCGACAACGGCGGCGACGGTCGAACCGGTCAGTGGCGACTTCGTCAATGCGGGCGCGGTTTACGCCTATAGTGATGACGCCGTGTATCGGCTCTATGCCGCCCCCGAGCATGTCACCGACATCGCCCTGCAGGCGGGCGAGGCGCTTGTCGCGGTCGCGAGCGGGGACACGGTCAGATGGGTGATCGGCGACACAAGCAGCGGCGCGGGACCTGATCGGCGCGTTCATGTTCTCGTAAAGCCAATCGCCCCGAAATTATCGACCAATTTGGTTATCACGACCGATCGGCGGACCTATCATCTTGCGCTTACCAGCAGCGATGGCGCGGCGATGTCCGCGCTCTCCTGGCGCTACCCGCAAGACGCGCTGCTGGCCGTCAAGCGCGCTCGCGAGACCGCCGAAGCGGCGGCGCCAGTCGCAACCGGTCTCGATGTCGAACAGCTTCATTTCGGGTATCGCATCAGCGGCGATCATCCGGCGTGGCGTCCAGTACGTGCCTTTGACGATGGACGGCAGACCTTCATCGAATTTCCGGCATCGATCGGCGTCGGCGAAGCGCCACCGCTGTTTCTCGTTGACGGCGACAAGACCATCAGCCTTGTCAATTATCGCGTCAAAGGGCGGTTTTACATCGTCGATCGGCTGTTTGATATCGCCGAGCTGCGGCTCGGCACGAAACATCAAAAGACCGTTCAAATTGCGCGAACCGCCCCAGTGGCGCGGAGCGGATTATGA
- a CDS encoding cation diffusion facilitator family transporter: protein MGGHHHHGHDHGHSHAGHGHAPASFGTAFAVGIGLNVIFVVIEAAYGILSNSLALLADAGHNLSDVFGLVIAWVALLVAKKAPTWRYTYGLQGSSILAALANGVFLMLAAGAIAWQAVLRFSDPEPVAGNTVMIVAAIGIAINTGTALMFMRGRKGDINIQGAFLHMAADAAVSAGVVLAGLAIRYTGWNWLDPVTSLLIVAVIVWSTWGLLREAFAMSLNAVPSGIDAKAVEEHLAQIDCVTAVHDLHIWAMSTTDTALTAHLVVPAEHDRDAFLHDVAADLHEHFGIDHTTLQIERDPKACALEPADVV from the coding sequence ATGGGCGGTCATCACCACCACGGACATGATCACGGCCATTCGCACGCCGGGCACGGCCATGCTCCGGCGAGTTTCGGCACGGCGTTCGCGGTCGGCATCGGCCTGAACGTCATATTCGTGGTGATCGAGGCCGCCTATGGCATTCTATCCAATTCACTGGCGCTTCTCGCAGACGCCGGTCACAATCTGAGCGACGTTTTCGGGCTCGTCATCGCCTGGGTGGCCTTGCTCGTCGCGAAGAAGGCGCCGACCTGGCGCTATACTTACGGCCTGCAGGGCAGCTCGATTCTCGCAGCGCTCGCCAATGGCGTGTTCCTGATGCTGGCAGCGGGCGCGATCGCCTGGCAGGCGGTGCTGCGCTTTTCCGATCCCGAGCCGGTCGCCGGTAATACGGTGATGATCGTCGCCGCGATCGGCATCGCGATCAACACCGGCACCGCGCTGATGTTCATGCGCGGCCGCAAGGGCGACATTAACATCCAGGGCGCGTTCCTGCACATGGCGGCCGATGCGGCCGTGTCGGCGGGCGTGGTGCTCGCCGGGCTCGCCATCCGCTATACCGGGTGGAATTGGCTCGACCCGGTCACCAGCCTCTTGATCGTCGCGGTTATCGTCTGGAGCACTTGGGGGCTGTTGCGGGAGGCATTCGCCATGTCGCTCAACGCCGTGCCGTCGGGGATCGATGCGAAGGCGGTGGAGGAGCATCTGGCGCAGATCGACTGCGTGACGGCGGTACACGACCTGCACATCTGGGCGATGAGCACCACCGACACCGCATTGACCGCACATCTGGTCGTGCCCGCCGAACACGACCGCGATGCGTTTCTCCACGACGTTGCCGCCGACCTGCACGAGCATTTCGGTATCGACCACACCACGCTCCAGATCGAGCGCGATCCCAAGGCGTGCGCGCTCGAGCCGGCGGACGTGGTGTAG
- the trbF gene encoding conjugal transfer protein TrbF, with protein MRFKRSVQRYGHTPEPATPYQRAGQIWDERIGSARLQARNWRIMAFGGLLLTAGMSSALVWQSLQSHIVPYVVEVDHLGEARSVSPANRDYRPDDPEIAWHLSRFIEQIRSVSLDPVLMRQNWLSAYAFVTKRGARYLDSYARASDPFASIGERTISVQVTSVVRASDQSFQIKWTQTAFERGTQVGVSHWTGIVSVVHHAPASAEILRRNPLGIYIDSIDWSRELDPAVTAPAAATVNGGDTVLPSSSPEIQP; from the coding sequence ATGCGCTTTAAACGCAGTGTCCAGCGCTACGGACATACACCCGAGCCCGCAACGCCCTATCAACGTGCTGGCCAAATTTGGGATGAGCGGATCGGCTCGGCCCGTCTTCAGGCAAGAAACTGGCGGATCATGGCGTTCGGCGGCTTGCTGCTGACGGCCGGCATGTCGAGCGCGCTCGTCTGGCAGTCGCTTCAAAGCCACATCGTTCCCTATGTCGTGGAAGTCGATCATCTCGGCGAAGCGCGATCGGTCAGTCCAGCCAACCGCGACTATCGTCCGGACGATCCCGAAATCGCCTGGCACCTTTCGCGGTTCATCGAACAGATACGCTCGGTCTCGCTCGATCCCGTGCTCATGCGTCAGAACTGGCTTTCGGCCTATGCGTTCGTCACCAAACGCGGCGCGCGCTATCTCGATTCCTATGCGCGTGCCAGCGATCCGTTCGCGTCGATTGGCGAGCGGACGATCTCGGTTCAGGTGACCAGCGTGGTGCGCGCATCGGACCAGTCATTCCAGATCAAATGGACACAGACCGCGTTTGAGCGGGGTACGCAAGTCGGCGTCTCGCATTGGACCGGCATCGTGAGCGTGGTCCACCACGCTCCCGCTTCTGCCGAGATACTGCGTCGCAACCCGCTCGGCATTTACATCGATAGCATCGACTGGAGTCGCGAGCTCGATCCCGCTGTCACCGCGCCTGCCGCAGCCACCGTGAATGGCGGCGACACTGTCCTTCCCTCTTCTTCTCCGGAGATCCAGCCATGA
- a CDS encoding MerR family transcriptional regulator — protein sequence MTASAIHSARRQWGSLAGASSDEQSQHGIAVSVRSGKIKHERHMLPEVATGSRDRHMRIGELARRTGVRVETIRWYEKSGLLEKPARNAGNYRDYDAAALARLSFIKRGRDLGFSLEQITELMALTRNARADCERVDAIARQHLAEVERKIVDLSSLRRELSGLVNSCTGGAIGECDILQALAPEGPPSRSEG from the coding sequence TTGACCGCGAGCGCGATCCACAGCGCGCGCCGCCAATGGGGATCATTGGCCGGCGCCTCCTCGGACGAGCAATCACAACATGGCATCGCGGTCTCCGTGCGGAGTGGAAAAATCAAACATGAACGCCATATGCTCCCTGAAGTCGCTACAGGGTCAAGGGATCGGCACATGCGCATTGGCGAACTCGCGCGCCGCACCGGCGTTCGCGTTGAAACCATCCGCTGGTATGAGAAGAGCGGGCTGCTCGAGAAGCCGGCGCGGAACGCCGGCAACTACCGCGACTATGACGCGGCCGCGCTCGCTCGGCTGAGCTTTATCAAGCGCGGGCGCGATCTCGGCTTTTCGCTGGAGCAGATCACCGAATTGATGGCGCTGACACGCAACGCCCGCGCCGATTGCGAACGCGTCGACGCCATCGCGCGTCAGCACCTTGCGGAAGTCGAGCGTAAGATCGTCGACCTTTCGTCGCTGCGGCGCGAACTGAGCGGGTTGGTGAATTCCTGCACAGGCGGGGCAATCGGCGAATGCGACATCCTGCAGGCTTTGGCGCCCGAAGGTCCGCCGTCCCGGAGCGAAGGGTGA
- a CDS encoding ZIP family metal transporter, translating to MQALTYTLIPLAALAIGALTTLRFNAGPLLRSAVQHLAAGVVFAAAAGEILPDVKHGGSLLAVIVGALTGIAAMLLLKAYSSRTEGATGLAVATGLDLAIDGLVLGLGFVVGARQGMLLTIALTLEVLFLGLTLVGAFAETLSRGRAVLMTMLVGLALPIGALLGQPIAALPEAFRAGCYAFGLMALLYLVTEELLVEAHEKPETPVATGMFFLGFLAILVIEELMRG from the coding sequence GTGCAGGCGCTCACCTACACGCTCATTCCCCTTGCCGCGCTTGCGATCGGCGCCCTGACGACGCTTCGCTTCAATGCCGGACCCCTGCTTCGCAGCGCCGTCCAGCATCTCGCAGCGGGCGTGGTATTCGCGGCGGCCGCGGGTGAGATTTTGCCCGACGTCAAACATGGCGGCTCGCTGCTCGCGGTCATCGTCGGCGCACTTACGGGTATCGCGGCGATGCTGCTGCTCAAGGCATATAGCAGCCGCACCGAGGGGGCGACCGGGCTCGCTGTGGCCACCGGCCTCGACCTCGCCATCGACGGATTGGTGCTCGGACTGGGCTTCGTCGTGGGGGCGCGGCAGGGCATGCTGCTCACCATCGCATTGACGCTGGAGGTGCTGTTCCTCGGCTTGACGCTGGTCGGGGCATTCGCCGAGACGCTTTCGCGTGGACGCGCGGTGTTGATGACCATGCTTGTCGGCCTGGCGCTTCCCATTGGCGCGCTGCTCGGCCAGCCGATTGCTGCGCTACCCGAAGCATTTCGCGCCGGCTGCTATGCCTTCGGTCTGATGGCGCTTCTCTATCTCGTCACCGAGGAACTGCTGGTCGAGGCGCATGAAAAGCCCGAGACGCCGGTCGCGACGGGCATGTTTTTCCTCGGATTTCTTGCCATTCTGGTCATCGAGGAATTGATGCGCGGGTAA
- a CDS encoding TrbI/VirB10 family protein → MTEPAAHVQSESTQGPKTSAQTKENPETLVLRAQPSRAIRFRRSIVILIAATAIVGVVAAAWYSLKPQALHLISTPSDGSEPARLPAGSFGNLPTSYADAPKLGPPLPGDLGQPILDHQRAQNMLPANGQSGPADTRNSKHERVLAEIDSARRSALMIRSANEGHDQSPKPATASDMSTPSPQIPTGSSAGRFPNASPHKVEFMASLDTKGDVNPHEIEPAASPYILSAGSVIPASLITGLRSDLPGVVIAQVTERVYDSPTGRILLIPQGARLIGSYDSVVAFGQRRALIVWQRIIFPDGRSLRMDNVPATDPAGYAGLADKVDFHTWTLLKGAAVSTLLGIGSNLTFTGESDLVQAIRESTQQNASRAGDQLISRDLRIQPTITIRPGTPVRLVVHHDLILPPRSKEN, encoded by the coding sequence ATGACCGAACCCGCCGCACATGTTCAATCTGAGTCAACTCAGGGGCCGAAGACATCCGCCCAGACGAAGGAGAATCCCGAAACGCTCGTTCTGCGAGCACAGCCTAGCCGCGCGATCCGTTTTCGGCGCAGCATCGTCATCCTGATCGCAGCCACCGCCATCGTCGGCGTCGTCGCAGCGGCCTGGTACTCGCTCAAGCCCCAGGCATTGCATCTTATCTCAACGCCGAGCGATGGCAGCGAGCCCGCCAGGCTTCCCGCCGGAAGCTTCGGCAACCTGCCGACCAGCTACGCTGACGCGCCCAAACTCGGGCCGCCGCTTCCGGGAGACCTCGGTCAGCCCATTCTCGATCATCAGCGTGCTCAGAATATGCTTCCTGCGAACGGGCAAAGCGGACCGGCCGATACGCGGAATTCCAAGCACGAGCGGGTCTTGGCCGAGATTGATAGCGCGCGAAGGTCTGCCTTGATGATTCGATCCGCAAACGAAGGACACGATCAATCACCCAAGCCGGCGACGGCGTCCGATATGTCCACGCCATCCCCACAAATTCCCACAGGCTCGAGTGCCGGGCGCTTTCCGAATGCGTCGCCGCACAAGGTCGAATTCATGGCCTCACTCGACACCAAGGGTGACGTGAACCCGCATGAGATCGAGCCAGCGGCATCGCCCTACATATTATCGGCCGGAAGCGTCATTCCAGCCAGCCTCATCACCGGATTGCGATCCGATCTTCCCGGGGTTGTGATCGCCCAGGTCACCGAGCGCGTCTACGACAGCCCGACGGGACGCATTCTTCTAATCCCACAAGGCGCGCGCCTCATCGGCAGCTATGACAGTGTTGTCGCCTTTGGTCAGCGGCGCGCATTGATCGTCTGGCAACGCATCATCTTTCCCGATGGACGGTCGCTTCGCATGGATAATGTGCCGGCAACCGATCCCGCAGGCTATGCCGGCCTTGCCGACAAAGTCGATTTCCACACCTGGACGCTGCTCAAGGGCGCTGCCGTATCGACACTCCTGGGTATCGGTTCCAATCTGACATTTACGGGCGAAAGTGACCTCGTCCAGGCAATACGTGAGTCGACGCAGCAAAACGCATCGCGCGCCGGCGATCAACTCATTTCGCGCGATCTTCGCATTCAACCGACCATCACGATCCGTCCGGGAACACCCGTTCGACTGGTCGTGCATCACGATCTGATCCTGCCACCACGATCCAAGGAGAATTGA
- a CDS encoding cation transporter — translation MPCCDCSSEEAPANDPHWRRALWIALAVNAAMFAGEIVVGLVSGSQALRADALDFLGDSANYAISLGVAGSALAWRARAAVAKGATLALLGMSVLVSTAIAAWHGSVPHADMMGVVGIIALVANGGVAVMLFRYRDGDANRRSVWICSRNDAIGNIAVVAAAAGVFGTGTAWPDLIVAAIMAALGISGGWQILRHAMRDLSEARSARESVSI, via the coding sequence ATGCCATGTTGTGATTGCTCGTCCGAGGAGGCGCCGGCCAATGATCCCCATTGGCGGCGCGCGCTGTGGATCGCGCTCGCGGTCAACGCGGCAATGTTTGCAGGCGAGATTGTCGTCGGCCTTGTTTCGGGATCTCAGGCGCTACGCGCCGACGCGCTCGATTTTCTCGGCGATTCGGCCAATTACGCGATCAGTCTGGGCGTCGCAGGTTCGGCACTTGCCTGGAGAGCGCGAGCGGCGGTCGCCAAGGGTGCAACGCTTGCGCTCCTGGGAATGTCTGTCCTGGTTTCGACAGCGATCGCGGCATGGCATGGATCGGTGCCGCACGCCGATATGATGGGCGTGGTCGGGATCATCGCCCTTGTCGCGAATGGTGGCGTGGCAGTCATGCTGTTCCGCTATCGCGACGGCGATGCCAACCGGCGATCGGTTTGGATTTGCTCGCGCAACGACGCCATCGGCAACATCGCGGTTGTGGCAGCCGCAGCCGGCGTGTTCGGGACCGGCACGGCATGGCCCGATCTCATCGTCGCCGCGATCATGGCAGCACTCGGCATATCGGGCGGATGGCAGATTCTGCGCCACGCGATGCGCGACCTGTCCGAGGCGCGATCGGCACGGGAATCCGTCTCGATCTGA